From a single Nostoc edaphicum CCNP1411 genomic region:
- the sbcD gene encoding exonuclease subunit SbcD, whose protein sequence is MIKILHLSDIHMGSGFSHGRINPVTGLNTRLEDFVNTLSICIDRALTDAVDMVIFGGDAFPDATPPPYVQHAFANQFRRLMDANIPTVLLVGNHDQHSQGQGGASLNIYRTLGVPGFVVGDTLTTHCIQTRNGKVQVITLPWLTRSTLMTRQETEGLSLAEVNQLLTERLRVVLEGEVRRLDPDVPTILLAHLMADNATLGAERFLAVGKGFTLPLSLLTRPCFDYVALGHVHRHQNLNKSNNPPVIYPGSIERVDFSEEKEDKGYVMLELERGSAKWEFCPLTVRTFQTIEIDISKADDPQAVLMKAIAKYDIQDAVVRLIYKLRSEQMDLIDSSSLHTALSPAHTYTIQAELVSQLARPRIPELSASSSIDPMEALKTYLNNREDLKDIAASMMDAAQKLLADEVEVWLEAATNE, encoded by the coding sequence ATGATTAAAATCCTCCACCTCTCCGACATCCACATGGGAAGCGGCTTTTCCCACGGACGAATTAATCCCGTAACTGGATTAAATACACGGCTAGAGGATTTTGTCAATACTTTGTCTATATGTATTGACCGAGCGCTGACAGATGCGGTTGATATGGTGATATTTGGTGGTGATGCTTTCCCGGATGCGACACCACCACCTTATGTACAACATGCTTTTGCCAACCAGTTTCGCCGTCTTATGGATGCCAATATTCCAACAGTGCTGTTGGTAGGCAACCATGACCAACATTCCCAAGGACAGGGAGGGGCGAGTTTAAATATTTATCGCACTTTGGGAGTGCCAGGGTTTGTTGTCGGTGATACATTAACTACTCACTGCATCCAAACCCGTAATGGCAAAGTGCAAGTAATCACCCTGCCTTGGCTGACTCGTTCCACCTTGATGACTCGCCAAGAGACAGAAGGTTTATCTTTAGCGGAAGTCAACCAACTATTAACGGAACGTCTGCGAGTTGTTTTAGAAGGGGAGGTTCGCCGTCTTGACCCCGATGTGCCTACTATTCTTTTGGCTCACTTGATGGCTGACAATGCAACCTTGGGCGCAGAACGCTTTTTGGCAGTAGGTAAAGGCTTTACTCTACCCCTATCTTTGCTGACGCGACCTTGTTTTGATTATGTAGCCTTGGGACATGTCCACCGCCATCAAAATCTGAATAAATCCAATAACCCACCGGTGATTTATCCAGGGAGTATTGAGCGGGTAGATTTTAGCGAAGAAAAAGAAGACAAAGGCTATGTAATGCTGGAACTGGAGCGGGGAAGCGCTAAGTGGGAATTTTGTCCCTTAACAGTTCGGACTTTCCAGACCATTGAGATAGATATCTCGAAAGCAGATGATCCGCAAGCGGTGTTAATGAAAGCGATCGCTAAGTATGATATTCAAGATGCTGTAGTGCGGCTAATTTACAAACTCCGCTCTGAACAGATGGATTTGATTGACAGTTCCTCTCTACATACTGCTTTAAGTCCCGCTCATACCTACACCATTCAAGCAGAATTAGTCAGTCAATTGGCTCGACCCCGCATTCCTGAATTGAGCGCAAGTAGCAGCATCGACCCAATGGAAGCGTTAAAAACTTACTTGAACAACCGTGAAGACCTAAAAGATATCGCAGCATCAATGATGGATGCAGCCCAGAAGTTACTAGCGGATGAAGTGGAAGTTTGGCTGGAAGCCGCAACTAATGAGTAG
- a CDS encoding type II toxin-antitoxin system HicB family antitoxin yields the protein MKREFNVILERDADGYFVASVPNLPGCHTQAKTLDELMERIREAIELCLEFEDEQQDSLDFIGIQRVVVEI from the coding sequence ATGAAGCGAGAATTTAATGTAATTCTCGAACGGGATGCAGATGGCTACTTTGTTGCTTCCGTCCCAAATCTTCCTGGTTGTCATACGCAAGCTAAAACTTTAGATGAGTTAATGGAGCGTATTAGAGAAGCGATTGAACTTTGTTTAGAATTTGAGGACGAACAGCAAGATTCACTCGACTTTATTGGTATTCAACGAGTTGTAGTTGAGATATGA
- a CDS encoding PstS family phosphate ABC transporter substrate-binding protein yields the protein MSFHRRFKDSFFFTSLMVLASSITACNGGQELKSQVSIDGAAVGFPISLAVAEEYQKVQSDAKVSVASSGTGGGFSKFCNGDIDIVGASRTIRNEEIKKCKSKNIEFVELPIGLDGVAVIANRKNDFAKCLTIKEMNTIWSAKSDGKILTWNQVNPKFPKLPLKLYAPASDTGTFDYLTQAVTGKAKNGRTDYTPSHNQNLLVQGVSGDESALAYVGISYYIQNQEKLNLVAIENLKGECKKPVPLDNVLKNTYTPLSRPLFIYVSKISLDNKPAVKEFVDFYLENSWKWVDGAGYVALPDEAYVKVKQKFATGETGTKFQKAKPGEPITNFL from the coding sequence ATGAGCTTTCATCGCCGATTTAAAGATAGCTTTTTCTTCACATCTTTAATGGTTCTTGCCAGTAGCATCACTGCTTGTAACGGTGGACAAGAATTGAAAAGTCAGGTGAGTATTGATGGTGCAGCAGTAGGTTTTCCTATTTCTTTAGCAGTTGCAGAAGAATATCAAAAGGTTCAATCTGACGCAAAAGTTAGTGTTGCTTCCAGTGGTACGGGTGGAGGTTTCAGTAAGTTTTGTAATGGTGATATTGATATTGTTGGCGCTTCTCGTACTATCAGAAATGAAGAAATCAAAAAATGTAAAAGTAAGAATATTGAGTTTGTAGAGTTGCCTATAGGTTTAGACGGCGTAGCTGTAATTGCAAATCGTAAAAACGACTTTGCTAAATGTCTAACTATTAAGGAAATGAATACAATTTGGAGTGCTAAATCAGACGGCAAAATCTTGACTTGGAATCAAGTTAATCCTAAATTTCCTAAGCTACCACTGAAGCTTTATGCTCCGGCTTCTGATACGGGAACCTTTGATTATTTAACTCAAGCTGTTACTGGCAAAGCCAAGAATGGCCGCACCGACTACACTCCTAGTCATAATCAAAATCTGCTAGTGCAAGGTGTTTCTGGAGATGAATCAGCATTGGCCTATGTAGGGATATCGTACTACATTCAAAATCAAGAAAAGCTCAATTTAGTTGCTATCGAAAATCTCAAAGGAGAATGCAAAAAACCAGTTCCGTTGGATAATGTACTCAAAAATACCTATACACCTTTGTCTCGTCCCCTGTTCATATATGTCAGCAAGATATCTTTAGATAACAAACCAGCAGTCAAAGAATTTGTAGATTTTTATCTAGAAAATTCTTGGAAGTGGGTAGATGGTGCTGGATATGTAGCACTACCTGATGAAGCTTACGTCAAGGTAAAACAAAAGTTTGCTACTGGTGAAACTGGGACAAAATTTCAAAAAGCCAAACCAGGTGAACCAATTACAAACTTTCTTTAG
- a CDS encoding sulfate ABC transporter substrate-binding protein, with protein sequence MSKSQQPTQLSQYLSEGIQAYVMKALQTIQLWHQHTIRSWLNRHTVQSFVSLFLIGTFLSIAVASCSGSSSASKNDVNLKLVSFSVTKAAHDQIIPKFVESWKKEHNQNVTIEATYGGSGAQTAEVIAGSQEADIVHLALPLDVIKIQQAGLIKSGWEIRYPRNGIVSKSVAAIVTREGNPKNIQTWADLAKDGVKIIAANPKTSGIAIWEFLAFWSSVSLTGGDETAALDYVTKVYKNIPVLTKDAREASDSFFQQGEGDVLVNYENEVILAQIGGLKLPYVVPQVNISIDNPVALVDKNVDKHGTREVAQAFVNFLYSTEAQREFAKLQYRPVNPTVTQEVASKQPPIQTLFTSQDLGGWEIIQKKFFEDGAIFDKVQAASKA encoded by the coding sequence ATGAGCAAGTCGCAACAACCAACACAATTAAGTCAATACCTAAGTGAAGGGATACAGGCTTATGTCATGAAAGCTTTGCAGACTATACAACTCTGGCATCAACACACGATTAGAAGTTGGTTGAATAGACACACTGTGCAAAGTTTTGTAAGTCTATTTCTAATAGGTACTTTTTTGAGTATAGCAGTTGCCTCCTGCTCTGGAAGCAGTTCAGCTAGCAAGAATGATGTTAATTTAAAACTCGTTTCATTCTCTGTTACCAAAGCCGCTCATGACCAGATAATTCCCAAATTTGTCGAAAGCTGGAAGAAAGAACACAACCAAAACGTCACCATTGAGGCGACTTATGGGGGTTCTGGCGCTCAAACAGCAGAAGTTATTGCAGGTTCGCAGGAAGCAGATATAGTACATTTGGCACTCCCCCTAGATGTCATTAAAATTCAGCAAGCAGGTTTGATTAAATCAGGTTGGGAAATCAGATATCCAAGAAATGGTATTGTCAGTAAATCTGTAGCTGCGATCGTTACTCGTGAAGGTAATCCCAAAAATATTCAGACTTGGGCAGACTTAGCAAAAGATGGTGTAAAAATAATTGCAGCTAACCCAAAAACTTCTGGTATTGCTATCTGGGAATTCTTGGCTTTTTGGAGTTCTGTGAGTTTAACAGGTGGTGACGAAACCGCAGCATTGGATTATGTCACCAAAGTTTATAAGAACATCCCGGTATTGACGAAAGATGCCCGTGAAGCTAGCGATTCATTCTTCCAACAAGGCGAGGGAGATGTCTTAGTTAACTACGAAAATGAAGTAATTTTGGCGCAAATAGGTGGATTGAAACTGCCTTATGTTGTACCTCAAGTTAATATTTCCATCGATAATCCTGTGGCTCTAGTTGATAAAAACGTTGATAAACACGGTACAAGAGAAGTTGCACAAGCATTTGTGAATTTTCTTTACTCAACAGAAGCTCAACGAGAATTTGCCAAATTACAGTATCGTCCTGTTAACCCCACTGTCACCCAAGAAGTAGCGTCAAAACAACCGCCAATTCAAACTTTATTTACCTCTCAAGATTTAGGTGGTTGGGAGATTATCCAGAAAAAGTTTTTTGAAGATGGGGCAATTTTTGACAAAGTTCAAGCTGCTAGCAAAGCATGA
- the cysH gene encoding phosphoadenosine phosphosulfate reductase has translation MTASTESRNQAIAFDLEKLNEQFETATPKEILAWSIENIPTGLVQTSAFNVDDMIITHILYSELKHPVPVIFLDTLHHFPESLELVAKAIQIYNLDLQTFKTPDVDTREAFEAKYGDKLWDKDITKFHHITKIEPLLRGLDELNSVAWITGRRRDQAVTRANMPIFEFDGKGRLKVNPIATWTRKDSWLYVAEHGVIYNPLHDQGYPSIGDQPITTKVGEGEDERAGRWRGSDKTECGIHI, from the coding sequence ATGACAGCATCCACGGAATCTAGAAACCAAGCGATCGCTTTTGACCTAGAAAAATTAAATGAGCAATTTGAAACTGCCACTCCCAAAGAAATACTGGCATGGTCTATAGAAAATATCCCAACGGGACTGGTGCAAACAAGCGCCTTTAACGTGGATGACATGATAATTACCCATATTCTTTACAGTGAACTGAAGCATCCCGTTCCTGTGATCTTCCTCGACACCTTGCACCACTTCCCTGAAAGTTTAGAATTAGTAGCCAAAGCTATACAAATCTACAACCTGGATTTGCAAACTTTCAAAACTCCAGATGTAGACACCCGCGAAGCCTTTGAAGCCAAATACGGCGACAAACTCTGGGACAAGGATATTACCAAATTCCACCACATTACAAAAATTGAACCACTGCTACGAGGTCTGGACGAACTCAATAGCGTCGCCTGGATTACCGGACGCCGCCGTGACCAAGCAGTAACCCGTGCGAATATGCCCATATTTGAATTTGATGGTAAAGGTCGGCTGAAAGTAAATCCTATAGCTACCTGGACACGCAAAGACAGCTGGCTTTACGTGGCTGAACACGGAGTTATCTACAACCCCCTCCACGACCAAGGTTATCCCAGCATCGGCGACCAACCCATCACCACCAAAGTAGGCGAAGGCGAAGACGAACGCGCCGGACGCTGGCGGGGAAGTGATAAAACAGAATGTGGAATTCATATTTAG
- a CDS encoding restriction endonuclease subunit R produces the protein MTQTIQAKDTDLRYLIDNFGIQLVLDESFFHEWQEDLAEINDLDKQLLDKVKMGYLNLLNYPPLLEDVVRMAVVDPLLFIGDFYLAPFYVKSEESIDIAVPDEDVIIKGRMDTLVLKEQLWVMIIESKRASFSVEQGLAQILAYLLGNSYTDKPNFGMIATGSEFIFVKLVKGNSPRYALSKGFLMRNPGNELYDVLRILKRLTQLVSA, from the coding sequence ATGACACAAACAATCCAAGCAAAGGACACTGACTTACGCTATTTAATCGATAACTTTGGTATTCAGTTAGTTTTAGATGAATCATTCTTTCATGAATGGCAAGAAGATTTAGCAGAAATTAATGATTTAGACAAACAACTCTTAGACAAAGTTAAAATGGGTTATTTAAATCTTCTTAATTACCCACCTTTGCTAGAAGATGTAGTTAGAATGGCAGTTGTAGACCCATTACTTTTTATCGGGGATTTTTATCTAGCCCCGTTTTATGTAAAATCAGAAGAATCTATAGATATTGCTGTGCCAGATGAAGATGTAATTATTAAAGGTAGAATGGATACCTTAGTTTTGAAAGAGCAATTATGGGTGATGATTATTGAATCTAAAAGAGCTTCCTTTTCAGTTGAACAAGGACTTGCACAAATTCTTGCTTATCTGTTAGGGAATTCATATACTGATAAACCCAACTTTGGTATGATTGCCACAGGCAGCGAATTCATTTTCGTCAAATTAGTGAAAGGAAATTCACCACGTTATGCTTTATCAAAGGGTTTTTTGATGCGAAACCCTGGAAATGAATTGTACGACGTACTACGTATCTTGAAACGCCTGACTCAGTTGGTGAGTGCTTAA